A stretch of the Flavobacterium sp. 5 genome encodes the following:
- the gap gene encoding type I glyceraldehyde-3-phosphate dehydrogenase encodes MTRIAINGFGRIGRNLFRLLLNHPSIEVVAINDIADKKTMAHLIKYDSIHGVLPFKVNHDEKGILVDGKHFLFFHEKNISNLDWKSIDIDFVVESTGKYKTFDEINAHILAGAKKVILSAPSEVDSIKTIVLGVNESILDGTEVIISNASCTTNNAAPMIKVIEELCGIEQAYITTIHSFTTDQSLHDQPHKDLRRARGASQSIVPTTTGAAKALTKIFTTLDGKMGGCGIRVPVPDGSLTDITFNVKQNVTIEEINEAFKLASETNLKGILEYTEDPIVSVDVLGNKNSCIFDSQLTSVIDKMVKVVGWYDNEIGYSSRIIDLISLLSFNKK; translated from the coding sequence ATGACAAGAATAGCTATTAATGGTTTTGGAAGAATTGGAAGAAATTTATTTCGCCTTCTATTAAACCACCCTTCTATTGAAGTAGTTGCCATCAATGATATTGCCGACAAAAAAACGATGGCACATTTGATAAAATACGACAGTATTCATGGCGTTTTACCATTTAAAGTAAACCATGACGAAAAAGGAATTTTAGTTGATGGAAAACATTTTTTATTTTTCCATGAAAAAAACATTTCTAACCTAGATTGGAAAAGCATTGACATCGATTTTGTTGTAGAATCTACTGGAAAATATAAAACTTTTGATGAAATTAATGCTCACATTTTGGCTGGAGCTAAAAAAGTTATCCTGTCTGCACCATCTGAAGTAGATAGTATAAAAACAATTGTATTAGGCGTTAATGAATCTATTCTTGACGGAACTGAGGTCATTATATCCAACGCAAGTTGCACCACAAACAATGCTGCTCCTATGATTAAAGTCATTGAAGAGCTTTGTGGTATTGAACAAGCCTATATCACAACTATCCACTCCTTTACTACTGACCAAAGTTTACACGATCAGCCTCATAAAGATTTACGAAGAGCCAGAGGAGCAAGTCAATCCATTGTTCCAACAACAACTGGAGCTGCAAAAGCCTTAACCAAAATTTTCACAACCCTAGATGGTAAAATGGGTGGCTGCGGCATTCGTGTCCCAGTACCAGATGGTTCTCTAACTGATATTACATTCAATGTAAAACAAAATGTAACAATAGAAGAGATAAATGAAGCATTTAAACTAGCTTCAGAAACCAATTTGAAAGGGATTTTAGAATACACTGAAGATCCAATTGTATCGGTAGACGTACTTGGTAACAAAAATTCATGTATATTTGATTCTCAGCTTACTTCCGTAATCGATAAAATGGTAAAAGTAGTAGGTTGGTATGATAACGAAATTGGATACTCTTCCCGAATCATTGATCTAATTTCATTATTGAGTTTTAATAAAAAATAA
- the lipA gene encoding lipoyl synthase — protein sequence METILDNTLPVGKPKWLKVKLPIGQKYTELRGLVDKYSLNTICTSGSCPNMGECWGEGTATFMILGNVCTRSCGFCGVKTGRPETVDWDEPEKVARSIKIMNIKHAVVTSVDRDDLKDGGSIIWIETVKAIRRMNPNTTLETLIPDFQGIERNIDRIVEANPEVVSHNVETVRRLTREVRIQAKYDRSLEVLRYLKEKGINRTKSGIMLGLGEQEEEVFQTMRDLRNANVDVVTIGQYLQPSKKHLPVKEFITPEQFKKYEEYGLQLGFRHVESGPLVRSSYKAQKHIL from the coding sequence ATGGAAACTATTTTAGATAATACATTACCCGTTGGAAAACCAAAATGGTTAAAGGTAAAACTACCAATTGGACAAAAATATACAGAACTTCGAGGACTTGTCGATAAATATAGCTTGAATACTATTTGCACTTCTGGAAGTTGCCCAAATATGGGAGAATGCTGGGGTGAAGGAACTGCCACTTTTATGATCTTAGGAAATGTCTGTACGCGTTCTTGTGGTTTTTGTGGTGTAAAAACCGGAAGACCTGAAACGGTAGATTGGGATGAACCTGAAAAAGTAGCTCGTTCAATCAAAATAATGAATATAAAACATGCTGTAGTCACAAGTGTTGACCGAGATGATTTGAAAGATGGTGGCTCAATTATTTGGATTGAAACTGTAAAAGCCATTCGTAGAATGAACCCAAACACAACTTTAGAGACATTGATTCCTGATTTTCAAGGTATCGAAAGAAACATCGATCGTATCGTAGAAGCTAATCCTGAAGTAGTATCACACAATGTAGAAACAGTTCGTAGATTAACTCGTGAAGTACGCATACAAGCAAAATACGACAGAAGCTTAGAAGTTTTAAGATATCTTAAAGAAAAAGGGATTAACAGAACTAAATCTGGAATTATGTTAGGCCTTGGTGAACAAGAAGAAGAAGTTTTCCAGACCATGCGTGATTTAAGAAATGCGAACGTTGATGTTGTTACTATTGGTCAGTATTTACAACCAAGTAAAAAACACCTCCCTGTAAAAGAATTCATAACGCCAGAGCAATTCAAAAAATATGAAGAGTATGGTTTGCAACTTGGCTTCCGTCATGTAGAAAGTGGTCCTTTGGTACGATCTTCATATAAAGCACAAAAACATATATTATAG
- a CDS encoding M48 family metalloprotease: protein MDTKSLLLGALAVLFGISTAEAQINFSEKALGAVQKGMTGFTFSDENAAAMSKPAVDKMDTENKVALATDPYAIRLARVFGKYTKGEFYTLNYKVYLTKDINAFATADGSVRVFSGLMDVMDDNELIAVIGHEIGHVNNHDSRDAMKALYQKEALIDAAASQSNTIATLTDSQLAKIGSAMIDSKFSRKQESEADLFAYDFMKKNGYDVNAEESAFRILAKMSEGKESSFIDQMMSSHPDSKLRADNAKARAEKDGLYKAYVQKPIVNTLPKKTTTKKKTTKKKK from the coding sequence ATGGATACAAAATCATTATTACTAGGAGCTTTAGCTGTTTTGTTTGGAATTTCTACAGCAGAAGCACAAATTAATTTTAGTGAAAAAGCCTTAGGAGCTGTTCAAAAGGGAATGACTGGATTTACTTTTAGTGATGAAAATGCTGCAGCTATGTCTAAGCCTGCCGTTGATAAAATGGATACTGAAAATAAAGTAGCATTAGCTACAGATCCTTATGCGATTCGTTTGGCTAGAGTTTTTGGTAAATATACAAAAGGAGAGTTTTATACTTTGAATTACAAAGTTTATCTGACCAAAGATATCAATGCTTTTGCTACTGCAGATGGTAGCGTGCGTGTGTTTTCGGGTTTGATGGATGTAATGGATGATAATGAGTTAATAGCTGTTATTGGTCATGAAATAGGACACGTTAATAATCATGATTCCAGAGATGCTATGAAAGCTTTGTATCAAAAAGAAGCATTGATTGATGCGGCTGCTTCTCAGTCAAATACGATTGCTACGCTAACTGATAGCCAGTTGGCTAAGATTGGTAGTGCTATGATTGATAGTAAATTTAGTCGTAAGCAAGAGTCTGAGGCCGATTTATTTGCATATGATTTTATGAAGAAAAATGGCTATGATGTAAATGCAGAAGAATCAGCATTTAGAATATTAGCAAAAATGAGTGAGGGCAAGGAAAGTTCTTTTATTGATCAAATGATGAGTTCGCATCCTGATTCTAAACTAAGAGCAGATAATGCTAAAGCAAGAGCTGAGAAAGACGGTTTGTATAAAGCGTATGTGCAAAAACCAATCGTTAATACTCTTCCAAAGAAAACAACAACTAAAAAGAAAACAACTAAAAAGAAAAAATAA
- a CDS encoding energy transducer TonB gives MSKLNIYETSWIDVVFENRNKEYGAYHLRQENTKTSFFALFMGVLLLTAAISIPVIYNYLNPDHRIPSLVPDLPPVVVVDITPIVPQTEIEEAIVPHIQEPVTENNNTNQQLINPEIVHATAATQEPIVTNDDLKNNPSTNATGTEGGGTGTEPSTGTAVVSTPSIPTNAIMPSTALDKLPEFPGGINKFYTYVGNNFEKPELDSEAAIRVSVSFVIEKDGSMTDIRVLKDPGYGLGKEAIRVLKSLKTKWNPGMIDGKAVRTSYNLPIMIQTN, from the coding sequence ATGTCTAAATTAAACATCTACGAAACTAGCTGGATTGATGTTGTATTCGAAAACCGCAACAAAGAATACGGAGCGTATCATTTACGTCAGGAAAACACAAAAACATCCTTTTTTGCTCTCTTTATGGGAGTATTACTTTTGACAGCTGCCATTAGTATTCCTGTGATTTATAATTATTTAAATCCAGACCATAGGATTCCTTCCTTAGTCCCCGATTTACCTCCGGTAGTAGTTGTAGATATAACTCCTATTGTGCCTCAAACAGAGATTGAAGAAGCCATCGTACCTCACATTCAAGAACCAGTTACAGAAAACAACAATACTAATCAACAACTTATAAACCCCGAAATCGTTCATGCAACTGCAGCAACCCAAGAACCTATTGTTACTAATGATGATCTCAAAAACAATCCTAGCACTAACGCAACAGGAACAGAAGGAGGAGGAACAGGAACAGAACCCTCAACAGGAACTGCAGTAGTAAGCACTCCTAGTATTCCAACCAATGCCATTATGCCAAGCACAGCATTAGACAAATTACCTGAGTTCCCTGGGGGAATCAATAAATTTTATACTTATGTTGGTAATAATTTTGAAAAACCTGAACTAGATAGCGAAGCTGCCATCCGTGTGAGCGTTTCTTTTGTTATTGAGAAAGATGGAAGCATGACAGATATTAGAGTTCTAAAAGATCCTGGCTATGGGTTAGGAAAAGAAGCAATTCGTGTTTTAAAATCATTAAAAACCAAATGGAACCCAGGAATGATTGATGGCAAAGCGGTTCGAACTTCCTATAACTTGCCTATTATGATACAAACGAACTAG
- a CDS encoding RNA polymerase sigma factor — translation MEISKQIEKAKKGNQVAFTFLLDYYWNEVYGFMLKRTENETTAEDITIETFSKAFDKIATYNSEFQFNTWLISIAKNVHIDLIRKKKSSLFIEITDEQDQTAYNIADTTPSAEDVLITEQNLSQLLQFIKELKPHYQEVIQLRYFQEMSYQEIANKIDEPLSNVKIKLLRAKKLLSEIIQNRR, via the coding sequence TTGGAAATAAGTAAACAAATAGAGAAAGCAAAAAAAGGAAATCAAGTTGCCTTTACTTTTCTATTGGATTACTACTGGAATGAGGTCTACGGTTTTATGCTAAAAAGAACTGAAAACGAAACGACAGCCGAAGACATTACTATTGAAACTTTCTCTAAAGCATTTGACAAAATAGCCACTTACAACTCAGAATTTCAATTCAATACCTGGTTAATTTCTATTGCTAAAAATGTACATATCGATTTAATTCGTAAAAAGAAATCAAGCCTTTTTATAGAAATTACTGACGAGCAAGATCAAACGGCTTACAATATTGCCGATACTACTCCATCCGCAGAAGATGTCTTAATTACTGAGCAAAATCTTTCTCAATTATTACAATTCATCAAAGAACTAAAACCTCATTATCAAGAAGTAATTCAATTGCGTTATTTTCAAGAAATGAGCTACCAGGAAATCGCCAACAAAATTGACGAACCTTTGAGCAATGTAAAAATCAAATTGCTTCGTGCCAAAAAATTACTCTCAGAAATTATTCAAAACAGAAGATAA
- a CDS encoding glycosyltransferase, translating to MLLIILYFFIAIVVIQLFYYLIVFAKFSFAKTQEISQKNIPVSVIVCAKNEEENVIKYIPLLAEQNYPDFEIVLIDDASSDNTLEVFEEFEKQYPNIRLVKVKNNEAFWGNKKYALTLGIKAAQKEHLLFTDADCYPTSKDWITAMASQFTKEKTIVLGYGAYEKINNSFLNKIIRFETLLTAIQYFSWAKIGKPYMGVGRNLAYKKDEFFNVNGFIDHIQIRSGDDDLFINQAANSENTTISYLPESFTFSAPKTAYKDWFIQKRRHVATANFYKTFDKIQLGLFFSSQLLFLLVPIILLVFQFQWILVLSLIGFRYLVTWIIIGFASGKLKEKDVVYWYPIIEIILIFTQINVFVTNIFSKPAHWK from the coding sequence ATGCTACTAATTATTTTATACTTTTTTATTGCCATAGTTGTTATTCAACTTTTTTATTATCTAATTGTTTTTGCAAAATTCTCTTTTGCTAAAACACAAGAAATCAGCCAAAAAAACATTCCGGTTTCTGTTATAGTTTGTGCCAAAAACGAAGAAGAAAATGTTATTAAATACATCCCGTTATTAGCAGAACAAAATTATCCAGACTTCGAAATCGTTTTGATTGACGATGCTTCCAGTGATAACACTTTAGAAGTTTTTGAAGAATTTGAAAAACAATACCCAAATATTCGTTTAGTTAAAGTAAAAAATAACGAAGCCTTTTGGGGAAACAAAAAATATGCTTTGACATTAGGTATCAAAGCTGCCCAAAAAGAACATCTTTTATTTACAGATGCTGATTGTTATCCAACTTCAAAAGATTGGATAACTGCCATGGCTTCTCAGTTTACTAAAGAAAAAACCATTGTTTTAGGGTATGGAGCTTATGAAAAAATTAATAATTCCTTCTTGAATAAGATAATCCGTTTTGAGACTTTACTAACTGCAATTCAATATTTTTCTTGGGCAAAAATAGGAAAACCTTATATGGGCGTCGGTCGTAATTTAGCGTACAAAAAAGATGAATTCTTTAATGTAAACGGCTTTATAGACCATATACAAATTCGTTCTGGAGACGACGACCTGTTTATCAATCAGGCTGCAAATTCCGAGAATACAACTATTAGTTATTTGCCTGAAAGTTTCACATTCTCAGCACCAAAAACCGCATACAAAGATTGGTTTATTCAAAAAAGAAGACACGTTGCGACAGCCAACTTTTATAAAACATTTGATAAAATACAACTTGGTCTATTTTTTAGTTCTCAATTATTATTCTTATTAGTCCCTATTATCTTATTGGTTTTTCAATTTCAATGGATATTGGTTTTAAGCCTTATAGGATTTAGATATTTGGTTACTTGGATTATCATTGGCTTTGCTTCAGGAAAATTAAAAGAAAAAGATGTAGTATATTGGTATCCTATTATAGAAATTATACTTATATTCACTCAAATTAATGTATTTGTAACCAATATTTTTTCAAAACCCGCACATTGGAAATAA